The genomic region CGCAGGCATTCGAATATCACCGTCAACAGCTCATGGCGGTGCTGCACAGTGTAATTCGTGCCTTGCGCAAACAGGGCTTGCACGATCGCTTGCGAACGCAAACTCTGCCCCAGCCAGGCCAGGTGATACCAGCTCAGCAAATCCAGAAAGTACTGCTCGTTCAGATAATTCAAAGGATACTGCACGGCGTGGCTGCCCATGCCAACATCGTCGGTTGCACCTATCATCTGCAACAGATGACTGAAAGCCGGATAAGGATGGATCATGCGCGGCGCATGGCAACGCTGGCAATCCCGCACCAGTTGCCAGCGTCCTTCGATATCGCCGGGGATAGGCTCAACGCCTGCCAGCAGATTGAGCAAGCGATCCTGCGTAGGTGTGCCGTTCTCCAGAAAGCGCCCGATCCCGGTCGCATAATCGTCCAGCTGCTCAAGCAATACCGGCGCAAAATTCACGACTGCCCGCATTTGCGGATAGCGCTCCAGATGCGCCACCATGTCGCTGTAATCCTTGATGCCATGCAGATACACCCACGGCAACTGATATTCGCCGCTCAGCCCCTTGCGGTAATAAGGCTGATGCATGTGCCAGCACAACACCACGTTCAATCGACTATCCATCATGCCGCTCCGCTTAGCTCTATCAACGATACAAATGCTGTCCCAGCATATCCGGCGTCACCAGCACGATACCTTCCTTGGTGACGTGGAAACGTTTCGCATCCTCTTCCAGATTTTCCCCGATCACCGTGCCATCGGGGATATCGCAGGCCTTATCGATCACCGCACGCGTGATGCGGCAATTCTTGCCGATGGAGACCTTGGGCAGGATCACGCAGTCCTTCACCAGACTGAAATTCTCGATTCTGCAACCGAAAAAGACCACCGAACGTTTCACCCGCGCGCCGGAAATAATGCAGCCTGCCGAGATCAGCGAATCGATCGCTTCACCGCGCCGCCCTTCGTCGTCGAAGATGAATTTGGCGGGCGCCGATTGCGGCTGGTAGGTCCATATCGGCCAGTCGCGGTTATACAGATTCAGTTCAGGGTCGATTTCGCACAGCTCCATATTGGATTTCCAGTACGAATACACCGTGCCGACATCGCGCCAGTAACCCGGCTCACCGTCTTCGTTGCGGAACGGATACGCCATCGCACAGGAATTATGGATATTGGCGGGAATGATGTCCTTGCCGAAATCATGCGAAGAGCCGTTGCGCTCGGAATCCGCGATCAGTATCTTGAACAGGTACTCGGTGGAAAATATATAAATACCCATCGAAGCCAGCGCCGTGTCCGGTTTGCCCGGCATCGCCTCGGGATCTGCCGGCTTTTCCGTGAATTTGGTGATCTGCATATCCTCGTTGACCGACATCACCCCGAATTCGGTGGCTTCCTCCCGCGGCACCTCGATGCAGCCCACAGTAAAATCCGCGCCCAGTTCGACGTGGCGCAACAGCATCGCGGAATAGTCCATGGTGTAGATGTGGTCGCCGCCCAGCACGATGACATATTTGGGATCATGCCGGCGCACGATGTCCAGATTCTGATACAAGGCATCGGCGGTACCCTGATACCATTCCTTCTTGTGCGTGCGCTGCTGCGCCGGGAGTATCTCCACGAATTCGCCGATCTCGGCGCGCATGAAACTCCACGCACGTTGCAAATGACGAATGAGCGAGTGGGATTTGTACTGAGTCAGTACGCCAATCCGGCGCAAGCCGGAGTTGACGCAATTGGATAAGGCGAAATCGATGATGCGGTATTTGCCGCCAAAAGGCACAGCCGGCTTGGCGCGCCACGCAGTCAGGTTCTTAAGCCGGGAACCCTCCCCGCCCGCCAGAACCAGTACCAGTGTTCTGCGCGTCAATTCCGTCACCATCTTCGGCTCGGTGTAATAGCGGTATAATTTTTCCTGCTCCAGTTTTGTCATTGTCATCCTGCATCTCCTTATTATCGGGTACCAAGCTGTTTTAACTAATCGCTATTTTTATTGCTCCCTGCACTCCCGCACGGGGATTTGTTATCAGATGAATCGGCGTCTGCAATACCAGATCCGCCATACGCCCTTTATCTGCCGCTATACACATGAATCGCTCGGCTTTGAGCCATGCATGCAAATGTATCGCCATGCCACCCGCGATATACAACCCGCCGCGCGGCTGGTATAGCAATGCCAGATTTCCTATCCAGGCCGCATAGATATCCGCAAACATCTGTACTGCGGCCATCGCCACCGTCTCGTTTCTTAACGCGGCAGCGTGTATCCAGGCCGCATCCGGCGCCGACTGTGCCGACTGCCCGGTAAACAGCAGATGATTGAACTGGTACAAAGCCGTCAGACCCATGCCGGAAAGCAGGCGTTCCCATGATACATGCGAAATCTGCTGCACCTCCAGCGTAGCCGCCATCCAGTTCAGCAATTCACGCTGTTGCGCATTGGTCGGTGCGAAATCGACATGCCCGCCCTCGGTGGCGAAAGTCTGATATTCGCCGTGGCTGTCGGCCTGCATCCAGGCCAGGCCCAGCCCGGTTCCTGCACCGGTGACCACCCGCGTTGCACCCAGGCGCGTCAAACCGGAATTCAGCACCTCATAATCCGTTTTTTGCAGCGTCGCCACCCCGGCCGCGGCAGCCTGAAAATCATTGATAAAGCGCACATCGGCGATCCCCAGTTCCGCACCCAGCATATCAGCGTCCACTACCCAGTCCAGATTGGTGAGCGCCACCCGTCGCAGTTCGACCGGGCCCGGCAAAGCCAGACACAGGATATCCGGTGGCAGCACATGCCCGGCATCGGCCATGAACGTGCGCAACAATTCGCCGGCACTATCAAACGCGGCGCTTTCATAACGCTGTTCAAACAACAGTCGCGGTGGCTGATGCGCTATATAGGCAAGCCAGACCAGCCAGCTTTTGGTCCCGCCGATATCCCCGGCGATGACATGAGTCAGCTTTGTTTTAAAAATATTATGTGGATCATTCCATCGGACTAGAGACATCATGCACCCATGGTTAACTTGCCTTGCGCCAACGATGATAATAATTAATCAGTCCGTTAGTCGATGCATCGTGCGTTGTCACCGCATCGTGCACACTCAACTCCGGCAAAATCTGTTTCGCCAATTGTTTGCCCAATTCTACGCCCCATTGATCGAAAGAATTCAAGTTCCAGATAATGCCTTGCACAAAAATCTTGTGCTCGTATGCCGCCAGCAGCATTCCCAGCGCATGCGGCGTTAAGCGCTTGAGCAGCAAGGCATTGCTCGGATGGTTGCCGGCAAACACCTTTTGCGGCAAATACGATTGCTCGCCGGCGCCGCTCTGCGTTTCCGCCAGCGTGCGGCCGCGCATCAGCGCTTCGGTCTGCGCAAGGAAGTTCGCCACCAGGATGTCATGATGGGACTGCAGGCTGCTGTGCGACTGCATCGACACGATGAAATCCGCCGGAATCAGTTTCGTCCCCTGATGGATCAGCTGGTAGAACGCATGCTGGCCGTTTATGCCACTGGCACCCCATACGATGGAGCCGGTCGCATAATCGACCATCTGCCCGTTACGGTCGACCGATTTGCCGTTGCTTTCCATATCGGCCTGTTCCAGATACATCGGCAGACTGCGCAAATAATGATCGTAAGGCAGGATGACCTGTGACTCCGCACCGAAGAAATTGTTGTACCAGATGCCCAGCAACGCCATGATGACCGGCATATTCTGCGCAAACGGCGCATGCCGGAAATGCTCATCCATGTCATGCGCCCCCTGCAATAGCGCCATGAAATGTTCGTGACCTATGGCCAGCACGATGGACAAACCGATTGCCGACCACAGCGAATAGCGGCCGCCCACCCAGTCCCAGAATTCGAACATCTGCGCGACATCGATGCCGAATGCAGCCACTGCTTCGCGATTGGTCGAGACGGCGACAAAATGACGTGCGATATGGCACGCTGATTGTGCATGCTGCAAGAACCACTCCCGCGCATAAAAGGCGTTGGTCATGGTTTCCTGTGTAGTAAAAGTCTTGGACGAAATAATGAAAAGCGTGGTTTCGGGATCCAGTGTTTCGAGTATTTCTTCGGCATGGGTGCCATCGACATTGGAAATGAAATGCACCTTCAGTTCGGGGTGACGATATGGTTTCAGTGCCTGATAAACCATCTGCGGCCCGAGGTCGGAACCGCCGATACCGATATTGACCACATCGGTGATGCGTTTGCCGCTGTAGCCCCGCCACGCGCCCTCCCGCACCTGTCCGGCGAATACAGCCATTTTGTCGATTACCGC from Sulfuriferula sp. AH1 harbors:
- a CDS encoding glucokinase — its product is MMSLVRWNDPHNIFKTKLTHVIAGDIGGTKSWLVWLAYIAHQPPRLLFEQRYESAAFDSAGELLRTFMADAGHVLPPDILCLALPGPVELRRVALTNLDWVVDADMLGAELGIADVRFINDFQAAAAGVATLQKTDYEVLNSGLTRLGATRVVTGAGTGLGLAWMQADSHGEYQTFATEGGHVDFAPTNAQQRELLNWMAATLEVQQISHVSWERLLSGMGLTALYQFNHLLFTGQSAQSAPDAAWIHAAALRNETVAMAAVQMFADIYAAWIGNLALLYQPRGGLYIAGGMAIHLHAWLKAERFMCIAADKGRMADLVLQTPIHLITNPRAGVQGAIKIAIS
- the pgi gene encoding glucose-6-phosphate isomerase, encoding MSTIPVMPSYTETPPSNVPLHRPICQQLRQHYETVRHQHMRDMFAQDPQRFERFSLQLGDLLLDYSKNRITAETMRLLVKLAEEADIAGWRDKMFNGEKINNTENRAVLHVALRNLSEHPVWVDGVDVMPGVRAVIDKMAVFAGQVREGAWRGYSGKRITDVVNIGIGGSDLGPQMVYQALKPYRHPELKVHFISNVDGTHAEEILETLDPETTLFIISSKTFTTQETMTNAFYAREWFLQHAQSACHIARHFVAVSTNREAVAAFGIDVAQMFEFWDWVGGRYSLWSAIGLSIVLAIGHEHFMALLQGAHDMDEHFRHAPFAQNMPVIMALLGIWYNNFFGAESQVILPYDHYLRSLPMYLEQADMESNGKSVDRNGQMVDYATGSIVWGASGINGQHAFYQLIHQGTKLIPADFIVSMQSHSSLQSHHDILVANFLAQTEALMRGRTLAETQSGAGEQSYLPQKVFAGNHPSNALLLKRLTPHALGMLLAAYEHKIFVQGIIWNLNSFDQWGVELGKQLAKQILPELSVHDAVTTHDASTNGLINYYHRWRKAS
- the glgC gene encoding glucose-1-phosphate adenylyltransferase — translated: MTMTKLEQEKLYRYYTEPKMVTELTRRTLVLVLAGGEGSRLKNLTAWRAKPAVPFGGKYRIIDFALSNCVNSGLRRIGVLTQYKSHSLIRHLQRAWSFMRAEIGEFVEILPAQQRTHKKEWYQGTADALYQNLDIVRRHDPKYVIVLGGDHIYTMDYSAMLLRHVELGADFTVGCIEVPREEATEFGVMSVNEDMQITKFTEKPADPEAMPGKPDTALASMGIYIFSTEYLFKILIADSERNGSSHDFGKDIIPANIHNSCAMAYPFRNEDGEPGYWRDVGTVYSYWKSNMELCEIDPELNLYNRDWPIWTYQPQSAPAKFIFDDEGRRGEAIDSLISAGCIISGARVKRSVVFFGCRIENFSLVKDCVILPKVSIGKNCRITRAVIDKACDIPDGTVIGENLEEDAKRFHVTKEGIVLVTPDMLGQHLYR